The Gillisia sp. Hel_I_86 genome has a segment encoding these proteins:
- a CDS encoding TlpA family protein disulfide reductase, with protein MNKKTKNNLIEFGITGTIILTLFLTGLHTEVFGFVQRGILKTGLMDPDVESKSTAAELSKNPKADFNLSLINSKGERVEMEELRGKVIFFNIWATWCPPCVAEMPGINNMYNDMKGDDIAFIMLSVDNDFQKAIDFNKRKGYDFEVYKLAGSLPPMYASQAIPTTYIIDSKGNLALTHEGMGDYDSKEFKAFLTSLK; from the coding sequence ATGAATAAAAAAACAAAAAATAATCTTATAGAATTCGGCATTACAGGAACTATTATCCTCACATTGTTTTTAACAGGATTACATACTGAAGTTTTCGGGTTTGTACAACGAGGCATATTGAAAACCGGTTTGATGGATCCAGATGTGGAGTCGAAGTCTACAGCGGCAGAACTATCAAAGAACCCTAAGGCAGATTTCAATTTAAGTCTTATCAATTCCAAAGGGGAGCGTGTGGAAATGGAGGAACTTCGTGGCAAAGTGATCTTCTTTAATATTTGGGCCACTTGGTGCCCTCCTTGTGTGGCAGAAATGCCTGGAATAAATAATATGTACAATGATATGAAAGGCGATGATATTGCTTTCATTATGCTTTCTGTAGATAACGATTTTCAAAAAGCAATTGATTTTAATAAAAGAAAAGGCTATGATTTTGAAGTTTATAAATTGGCAGGTAGCTTACCACCTATGTATGCGTCACAAGCCATCCCAACTACTTATATAATTGATTCCAAGGGAAACTTGGCCCTAACCCATGAAGGTATGGGAGATTATGATAGCAAAGAATTTAAAGCATTTTTAACTAGTCTCAAATAA
- a CDS encoding ArsR/SmtB family transcription factor, whose product MNKRIFELQADVCKALAHPIRMEIIHLLREEELCFAKILEATGSLKSNLSQHLKIMVEKGVLKVRRDGQCRYYSLISKKVGQACQLMHEVLFQNIQEQQELLKNS is encoded by the coding sequence ATGAACAAAAGAATTTTTGAATTACAAGCAGATGTATGTAAAGCCTTGGCGCATCCTATAAGAATGGAGATCATCCACTTACTAAGGGAAGAAGAATTATGTTTTGCGAAGATTTTAGAAGCCACTGGCAGCCTAAAATCGAACCTTTCCCAACATCTTAAAATAATGGTAGAAAAAGGGGTTTTAAAGGTTAGAAGGGATGGGCAATGTAGGTATTATTCCCTCATATCAAAAAAAGTTGGGCAAGCTTGCCAATTGATGCATGAAGTCCTATTTCAAAACATACAAGAACAACAGGAATTACTAAAAAACTCATAA
- a CDS encoding IS1595 family transposase, producing MSNDKVSVVVASGRNDGRTMLVAKIGRIDAKSVQNTIGGLIAPGNVLYSDSHPSIIKWARDNELEHHTFVASRQHVKDRCYHVQHVNSRDNRYERWVKKFYGVSTKYLWGYLNWFVFLEKIKKSALQGLELARCVAKNIGAIKIYSSIERKYEKLIVPQLSKR from the coding sequence GTGAGCAACGACAAGGTCTCGGTGGTGGTCGCCTCGGGCAGGAACGACGGGAGGACCATGCTTGTGGCAAAGATCGGCAGGATAGATGCGAAAAGCGTCCAGAACACGATAGGTGGGCTCATCGCACCGGGCAACGTACTGTATTCCGATTCCCATCCTTCGATAATCAAATGGGCAAGGGACAACGAACTCGAGCACCATACCTTTGTGGCGTCGCGCCAACATGTAAAGGACAGGTGCTATCACGTACAGCACGTCAATTCCCGAGACAACCGCTATGAGAGATGGGTCAAGAAGTTTTATGGGGTTTCGACCAAGTACCTTTGGGGCTACTTGAACTGGTTTGTCTTTCTGGAAAAGATAAAGAAATCCGCCCTACAGGGCTTGGAACTTGCAAGGTGCGTCGCCAAGAACATCGGTGCAATAAAAATCTATAGCTCTATCGAAAGGAAGTATGAGAAATTGATAGTTCCACAACTTTCTAAAAGATAA
- a CDS encoding protein-disulfide reductase DsbD family protein, whose protein sequence is MRSRNLYLLLFIVFVSSFSTFGQVIPPPNWEVSIDMKNPKVGDTLVLSFKAEIPEDWYLYSSDFDPDLGPMITEINFIENSDFEVIGDLIPIGSKEKYDPLWEGNYTYFIDKAEFQQQVMVLKNDPFIEAVAIYQICSDVTGQCIPFETDLTWSKEEELEAVQKGDVDSLTKDLKSFKNDFKVEEKEEGGAFIFTFFLLSFGAGLAALLTPCVFPMIPMTVTYFTKSSGSRANGISQALLYGVSIILIYTLIGTVFSLFFGAEFANFLSTHWLPNLFFFAVFLLFALSFFGLFEIRLPNSFVNKIDAQSNKGGILGIFFMAFTLVLVGFSCTGPIAGTILLQAASGETLKPLVGMLGFSLAFALPFTLLAIFPQWLKSLPKSGSWLNTVKVVLGFVELALALKFLSIVDQVYHWDFLDRDIYLALWIVIFSFLGFYLLGKIQFPHEKKTESASVARVISAILVFSFVVYLIPGLFGAPLKPLAGYLPPLGSQSFNMLSSRPEMLSLSENNLTECEAPKYGDFLELPHNIQGYFDYDQALECAQKQNKPLFIDFTGHGCVNCREMEATVWSDPEVLKRLKNDYVVVALYVDEKTELPESEWYISDYDGKTKKTIGKQNLDFMIQKLNANAQPYYTLVDTNGSLLSTPKGYDLNVKNFVEFLDNGTQEFEARQEKNSASTGIVQQENE, encoded by the coding sequence ATGAGATCTAGAAATCTTTATTTACTCTTATTTATAGTTTTTGTCTCCTCGTTTTCAACATTTGGTCAGGTAATACCACCGCCTAATTGGGAGGTATCAATAGATATGAAGAACCCAAAGGTAGGAGATACTTTGGTTTTAAGCTTTAAGGCAGAAATACCTGAGGATTGGTATTTATATTCCAGTGATTTTGATCCCGATCTGGGACCAATGATCACTGAAATTAATTTTATTGAAAATTCTGATTTTGAAGTTATTGGGGATCTTATTCCAATAGGCTCAAAAGAAAAATATGATCCATTATGGGAAGGTAACTACACCTATTTCATTGATAAAGCGGAATTTCAGCAACAAGTAATGGTATTAAAGAACGATCCATTTATTGAAGCGGTAGCTATTTATCAAATCTGTTCTGATGTGACGGGACAATGTATTCCTTTTGAGACAGATTTGACATGGAGTAAAGAGGAAGAATTAGAAGCAGTTCAGAAAGGAGATGTAGATAGCCTTACGAAAGATTTAAAATCCTTTAAAAATGATTTTAAAGTTGAAGAGAAGGAGGAGGGCGGAGCTTTTATTTTTACTTTTTTCCTACTTTCCTTTGGTGCTGGGCTGGCAGCTTTACTTACTCCCTGTGTTTTTCCTATGATCCCCATGACGGTAACCTATTTTACCAAATCTAGCGGAAGTCGCGCAAATGGCATCAGCCAGGCCTTATTGTATGGGGTTTCGATTATTTTAATTTATACCCTAATAGGAACTGTCTTCTCTTTGTTTTTTGGAGCAGAATTTGCTAATTTTCTTAGTACCCATTGGCTTCCTAATCTATTTTTCTTTGCAGTTTTCTTGTTATTTGCATTATCATTTTTTGGATTATTTGAAATTCGATTACCAAACTCTTTTGTAAATAAAATAGATGCGCAATCCAACAAAGGTGGGATCTTGGGAATATTCTTTATGGCATTTACTTTGGTATTGGTTGGTTTTAGTTGCACTGGTCCAATTGCAGGAACCATCCTTTTACAGGCTGCAAGTGGAGAAACCTTAAAACCATTAGTTGGGATGCTGGGCTTCTCGTTAGCTTTTGCACTTCCCTTCACATTATTAGCCATCTTTCCGCAGTGGTTGAAATCTTTGCCGAAAAGTGGAAGCTGGCTTAATACCGTTAAAGTGGTGCTAGGTTTTGTAGAACTGGCATTGGCTCTAAAATTTTTAAGTATAGTAGATCAGGTGTATCATTGGGATTTTCTAGATCGTGATATATACCTAGCACTTTGGATCGTGATTTTTTCATTTCTAGGATTTTACTTATTGGGTAAAATTCAATTTCCTCATGAAAAGAAAACGGAGAGTGCTTCAGTAGCTAGGGTCATATCTGCCATATTGGTTTTTAGTTTTGTGGTCTATTTGATTCCCGGATTGTTTGGAGCTCCTCTAAAGCCATTAGCTGGCTATTTGCCACCTTTGGGAAGCCAGAGTTTTAATATGCTTTCATCAAGACCTGAAATGCTAAGCTTAAGCGAAAACAATCTCACAGAGTGTGAGGCTCCTAAATATGGTGATTTTTTAGAGCTGCCGCATAACATCCAGGGATATTTTGATTATGACCAGGCACTGGAATGTGCCCAAAAGCAAAACAAACCCTTATTTATTGACTTTACGGGACACGGGTGTGTGAATTGTAGAGAGATGGAAGCTACAGTTTGGAGTGATCCTGAAGTTTTAAAACGCCTCAAAAATGATTATGTGGTTGTGGCACTCTATGTAGATGAAAAAACAGAATTACCAGAATCTGAATGGTACATCTCCGATTATGATGGAAAAACAAAGAAGACCATTGGGAAACAGAATTTGGATTTTATGATCCAAAAGTTAAATGCCAATGCCCAGCCTTACTATACCTTAGTAGATACTAATGGCTCGTTATTGAGTACACCAAAAGGCTATGATCTAAATGTTAAAAATTTCGTTGAATTTTTGGATAATGGCACGCAAGAATTCGAAGCAAGACAAGAAAAAAATAGTGCATCTACCGGAATAGTTCAGCAAGAAAATGAATGA
- a CDS encoding IS1 family transposase — protein sequence MDLRNILNDLDRAEKIELAQLLHRGLNVPDLGLVGWDIGNDRPVYCPHCEDLDIYGHGHYKGRRRYTCRSCHKTFNDFTGTAVDGIKKLEKFQEYLLLVVECDDKQLDINDKGRRNLGRDPTRGPATGKPKGA from the coding sequence ATGGATTTACGCAATATTTTAAACGATCTGGATCGAGCCGAGAAGATCGAGCTGGCGCAGCTTCTCCATCGGGGGCTCAACGTCCCCGACCTAGGGCTTGTGGGCTGGGACATCGGCAACGACCGCCCGGTGTATTGCCCTCACTGCGAAGACTTGGACATATACGGTCACGGGCACTACAAGGGGCGCAGGCGCTACACGTGCAGGTCTTGCCACAAGACCTTCAACGACTTTACCGGTACTGCCGTTGACGGCATAAAGAAGCTGGAAAAGTTCCAAGAATACCTGTTGTTGGTGGTGGAGTGCGACGACAAGCAGTTAGACATCAACGACAAGGGGCGGCGGAACCTTGGAAGGGATCCTACAAGAGGCCCAGCGACAGGGAAACCAAAAGGGGCGTGA